The Ooceraea biroi isolate clonal line C1 chromosome 1, Obir_v5.4, whole genome shotgun sequence genome has a window encoding:
- the LOC105279128 gene encoding prefoldin subunit 5 — MSQISMKPEPQLQEVELTSLNLQQLTALKEQLDQDLGVLQNSLHTLKIAQNRFQESAACLTKLTDANNIEGNEVMVPLTGSMYVTGKLVDTNNILVDIGTGYYVSKSMEAGKDYFTRRVEYITEQMEKIQQIGMEKSKMRDATMEVMEKKIQSQVQKELTERA, encoded by the exons ATGTCACAGATCTCCATGAAGCCGGAGCCGCAGCTGCAGGAAGTCGAGCTGACGAGCTTGAATCTGCAGCAACTCACGGCGCTGAAGGAGCAACTGGACCAGGACCTCGGAGTGCTCCAGAACTCGTTGCACACCTTGAAGATCGCACAGAACAGGTTCCAAGAGTCTGCCGCTTGCCTCACGAAGCTCACGGATGCGAACAACATCGAGG GGAACGAGGTGATGGTACCCCTGACAGGTTCCATGTACGTGACTGGGAAACTAGTGGATACAAACAACATCCTCGTTGACATCGGCACCGGTTACTACGTGTCGAAAAGCATGGAAGCTGGGAAGGATTATTTCACACGGAGGGTGGAGTACATCACCGAACAGATGGAGAAGATCCAGCAGATCGGAATGGAGAAGAGCAAGATGAGAGACGCGACGATGGAGGTAATGGAGAAGAAGATTCAGAGCCAGGTGCAGAAGGAGCTCACGGAACGTGCGTAA